A stretch of Streptococcus sp. oral taxon 061 DNA encodes these proteins:
- the prsA gene encoding peptidylprolyl isomerase PrsA codes for MKKKLLAGAITLLSVATLAACSNSSQGADLISMKGDVITEHQFYEEVKNNPTAQQVLLNMTIQKVFEKQYGSEVSDKEVEEAVAEEQKKYGDSYQIVLSRAGMTAESRKAQIRTSKLVEYAVKKAAEAELTDENYKKAYDEYTPEVTAQIIKLDSEDKAKEVLAKAKESGADFAQLAKDNSTDEKTKANGGEITFDSASTELPDVVKKAAFALDVNGISDVITAPGTQAYSNSFYIVKLTKKTEKSSNWEDYKEKLKTVILTQKQNDATFVQGIISKELQAANIKVKDQAFQNIFTQYIQSDTTSETTTTSAASDTTTTASETTTTSSN; via the coding sequence ATGAAGAAAAAATTATTGGCTGGTGCCATCACTTTGTTATCAGTAGCTACTTTGGCTGCTTGTTCAAATAGTTCTCAAGGAGCTGACCTCATCAGTATGAAGGGTGATGTCATCACTGAGCACCAATTTTATGAAGAAGTGAAAAACAACCCAACTGCTCAACAAGTATTACTTAACATGACTATTCAAAAAGTTTTTGAAAAACAATATGGATCTGAAGTAAGTGATAAAGAAGTTGAAGAAGCTGTAGCAGAAGAGCAGAAGAAATATGGTGATAGCTATCAAATCGTTCTTTCTCGTGCTGGTATGACAGCTGAAAGTCGTAAGGCTCAAATTCGTACAAGTAAATTGGTTGAGTATGCTGTTAAGAAAGCTGCAGAAGCTGAATTGACAGATGAGAACTACAAAAAAGCTTACGATGAGTACACACCAGAAGTAACTGCGCAAATTATTAAACTTGATAGTGAAGATAAGGCTAAAGAAGTTCTTGCTAAAGCAAAAGAATCTGGAGCTGACTTCGCACAATTGGCTAAAGATAATTCAACTGACGAAAAGACAAAAGCAAATGGGGGAGAAATCACTTTTGACTCTGCATCAACAGAATTGCCAGACGTTGTTAAAAAAGCTGCATTTGCTCTTGATGTAAATGGTATTTCAGATGTGATCACAGCTCCAGGTACACAAGCTTATTCAAACAGTTTCTATATTGTGAAATTGACCAAGAAAACAGAAAAATCTTCTAACTGGGAAGATTATAAAGAAAAATTGAAGACAGTTATCCTGACTCAAAAACAAAATGATGCTACTTTCGTTCAAGGTATTATTAGTAAAGAATTGCAAGCCGCAAATATTAAGGTTAAGGACCAAGCCTTCCAAAATATCTTTACTCAGTATATCCAAAGTGATACAACAAGTGAAACTACAACTACATCAGCAGCAAGCGATACTACAACAACAGCAAGTGAAACTACAACAACATCTTCAAACTAA
- a CDS encoding O-methyltransferase — MVESYSKNANHNMRRPVVKDEIVEFMRHRQEQVTGSLKELENFARKENIPIIPHETVAYFRFLMETIQPKNILEIGAAIGFSALLMAQHAPEAKITTIDRNPEMIGFAKENFAKFDTRQQITLLEGDAVDVLSTLTETYDFVFMDSAKSKYIVFLPEILKHLEVGGVVVLDDIFQGGDIAKDIMEVRRGQRTIYRGLQRLFDATLDNPGLTASLVPLGDGILMLRKNQAEVELPDVD; from the coding sequence ATGGTTGAGTCATACAGTAAAAATGCTAACCATAACATGCGACGGCCTGTTGTTAAGGATGAGATTGTGGAATTTATGCGCCACAGACAAGAGCAGGTGACTGGTTCTTTAAAAGAACTAGAAAACTTTGCTCGCAAGGAGAATATTCCTATCATTCCTCATGAAACAGTCGCTTATTTCCGTTTCCTAATGGAAACAATTCAACCAAAAAATATTTTAGAAATTGGAGCGGCAATTGGATTTTCGGCACTTTTAATGGCTCAACATGCCCCAGAGGCTAAAATTACAACCATTGACAGAAATCCTGAAATGATTGGTTTTGCCAAGGAAAATTTCGCCAAGTTTGATACTCGCCAACAAATCACTCTTTTGGAAGGCGATGCGGTAGACGTTTTGTCAACATTGACAGAGACCTATGATTTTGTTTTTATGGATTCTGCAAAATCCAAATACATCGTATTTTTGCCAGAAATCCTAAAACACCTTGAGGTTGGTGGAGTAGTTGTCTTGGATGATATTTTCCAAGGTGGAGACATTGCTAAGGATATTATGGAAGTCCGACGCGGGCAACGAACCATTTATCGTGGTTTGCAAAGACTATTTGACGCAACTTTAGACAATCCAGGATTAACAGCTAGTCTAGTTCCTCTTGGAGATGGAATATTGATGCTAAGAAAGAATCAAGCAGAAGTAGAACTGCCTGATGTTGATTAG
- the pepF gene encoding oligoendopeptidase F: MVLQRNEINEKDTWDLSTIFETDQKWEEELALLTEDTKEAASLEGHLLDSAESLLNITERYLDLSRRLEKLYVYAHMKNDQDTRVAKYQEYYAKAMTLYSQLDQVFSFYEPEFMAITEEQYQNFLAEEPRLQPYKHFFDKLLQNKEHVLSQREEELLAGAGEIFGAASETFAILDNADIAFPFVKDEDGNEVQLSHGVYMRLVESKNREVRRGAYEALYSTYEQYQHTYAKTLQTNVKVQNYRAKVRNYTSAREAALAANFVPESVYDNLVSAVRKHLPLLHRYLSLRSKILGIPDLKMYDVYTPLSSVEYSFTYEEALKKAEEALAVLGEDYLSRVKRAFSERWIDVYENQGKRSGAYSGGSYDTNAFMLLNWQDNLDNLFTLVHETGHSMHSSYTRETQPYVYGDYSIFLAEIASTTNENILTEKLLQEVQDDATRFAILNNFLDGFRGTVFRQTQFAEFEHAIHQADQNGEVLTSEFLNNLYADLNQEYYGLSKEDNPQIQYEWARIPHFYYNYYVYQYSTGFAAASALAEKIVHGSQDDRDRYIDYLKAGKSDYPLNIMRKAGVDMEKEDYLNDAFEVFERRLDEFEALVEKLGLA, translated from the coding sequence ATGGTATTACAACGAAATGAAATCAATGAAAAAGATACATGGGATCTATCAACAATCTTTGAAACAGACCAAAAATGGGAAGAAGAATTAGCCCTATTAACCGAGGACACAAAAGAAGCAGCTAGCCTTGAAGGGCATCTTTTGGATAGCGCAGAGAGCCTATTAAATATTACAGAGCGTTATTTGGATTTGAGCCGTCGTCTTGAAAAACTCTATGTCTACGCTCATATGAAAAACGACCAGGATACACGAGTTGCTAAATATCAAGAATACTATGCAAAAGCAATGACTCTTTATAGTCAACTCGACCAGGTGTTCTCTTTCTATGAGCCAGAATTTATGGCAATAACAGAAGAGCAGTATCAAAACTTTTTAGCAGAAGAACCAAGACTCCAGCCTTATAAACACTTCTTTGATAAACTCTTGCAAAATAAGGAACATGTCCTTTCACAACGTGAAGAAGAGTTGTTAGCAGGTGCTGGTGAAATCTTTGGTGCTGCTAGTGAAACTTTCGCTATCTTAGATAATGCAGATATCGCCTTTCCATTTGTTAAAGATGAAGATGGAAATGAAGTGCAGTTGTCACACGGTGTCTATATGCGCTTAGTAGAATCTAAGAACCGTGAAGTTCGTCGTGGTGCATATGAAGCACTATACTCTACCTATGAGCAATACCAGCACACTTACGCTAAAACCTTGCAGACCAATGTAAAAGTACAAAACTACCGTGCAAAAGTTCGAAACTACACGAGTGCGCGTGAAGCAGCTCTTGCAGCGAACTTTGTTCCAGAAAGTGTCTATGACAACTTAGTATCTGCTGTTCGTAAGCATTTGCCATTATTGCATCGTTATCTCTCACTTCGCTCAAAAATATTGGGTATTCCAGACCTTAAAATGTACGATGTCTATACACCTTTGTCTTCAGTAGAATACAGCTTTACTTATGAGGAAGCCTTGAAGAAGGCAGAAGAAGCTTTAGCAGTTCTTGGCGAAGATTACTTGAGTCGTGTCAAACGCGCCTTTAGCGAACGTTGGATTGATGTGTATGAAAACCAAGGCAAGCGTTCAGGTGCATACTCTGGTGGTTCCTACGATACTAACGCTTTTATGCTTCTTAACTGGCAAGATAACCTAGACAATCTCTTTACTCTTGTACATGAGACAGGTCATAGTATGCATTCAAGCTACACGCGTGAAACCCAACCTTATGTATACGGAGATTACTCAATCTTCTTGGCAGAAATTGCTTCAACAACCAATGAAAATATCTTAACTGAAAAATTATTGCAAGAAGTTCAAGATGACGCAACACGCTTTGCTATTCTCAATAACTTCTTGGATGGTTTCCGTGGAACAGTGTTCCGCCAAACTCAATTTGCTGAATTTGAACATGCTATTCACCAAGCCGATCAAAATGGTGAAGTCTTGACAAGCGAGTTCTTAAACAATCTCTATGCTGACTTGAACCAAGAATATTATGGCTTGAGCAAGGAAGACAACCCTCAAATTCAGTATGAGTGGGCTCGTATCCCTCATTTCTACTATAATTACTATGTATATCAATATTCAACAGGTTTTGCAGCAGCTTCGGCCTTGGCTGAAAAGATTGTTCACGGTAGTCAAGATGATCGTGACCGTTATATTGATTACCTCAAGGCTGGGAAGTCAGACTATCCTCTAAATATCATGCGAAAAGCTGGTGTCGATATGGAAAAAGAAGACTATCTTAATGATGCTTTTGAAGTCTTTGAACGCCGTTTGGACGAGTTCGAAGCCCTTGTTGAAAAATTAGGATTAGCATAA
- a CDS encoding competence protein CoiA, which produces MFLARDKKGHLINALENEVKKQAYYCPACGTSVRLKKGKNVRTHFAHESLKSCDFYHENEGPEHLENKVALFNWAKKDAEVEMEHLIPELKQIADILINKRLALEVQCSPISCELLRERSNGYRSLGIQVLWLLGEKLWLKERLTKLQRDFLYFSNNMGFYLWELDYKKRVLRLKYLLHQDLKGKLHYQVKEFPYGKGNLLEILRTPYQQQKLTTFSIEQDANICRYIQKQLYYQNPYWMKQQAQAYLRGENLLNLKTQDWYPQVRPIEHVHFCQISQNLYDYYRNFQAYYELNPQNQQQKLYPPAFYQHYFSKNMVK; this is translated from the coding sequence ATGTTTTTAGCTAGAGATAAAAAAGGTCATTTAATCAACGCGTTAGAGAATGAAGTAAAGAAACAAGCTTATTATTGTCCAGCTTGCGGAACGAGTGTTCGCTTGAAAAAAGGAAAAAATGTAAGAACTCATTTTGCACATGAAAGTTTAAAAAGTTGTGATTTTTATCATGAGAACGAAGGACCAGAACATTTAGAGAATAAGGTGGCACTTTTTAATTGGGCTAAGAAAGATGCTGAAGTAGAAATGGAACATCTGATTCCTGAACTTAAGCAAATCGCAGATATCCTCATCAATAAGCGATTAGCACTGGAAGTTCAGTGTAGTCCTATTTCTTGTGAACTTTTACGGGAGAGAAGCAATGGTTATCGAAGTTTGGGAATTCAAGTTCTTTGGCTATTGGGAGAAAAGCTCTGGCTAAAAGAGCGACTAACTAAACTTCAAAGAGATTTTCTTTATTTTAGTAATAATATGGGATTTTATCTTTGGGAGTTAGATTATAAAAAACGAGTTTTGAGACTCAAGTATCTACTCCATCAAGATTTGAAAGGAAAACTACATTACCAGGTCAAGGAATTTCCATATGGCAAAGGGAATCTTTTAGAAATATTACGAACCCCTTATCAGCAACAAAAACTAACCACTTTTTCCATTGAGCAAGACGCAAATATTTGTCGTTACATTCAAAAACAACTCTATTATCAAAATCCATATTGGATGAAGCAACAAGCCCAAGCTTACTTGAGAGGAGAAAACCTATTAAATTTGAAGACTCAGGACTGGTATCCCCAAGTAAGGCCGATAGAACATGTTCATTTTTGTCAGATAAGTCAAAATCTATATGATTATTACCGCAACTTTCAGGCTTATTATGAACTGAATCCACAAAATCAGCAACAAAAGCTCTATCCACCTGCCTTTTATCAGCATTATTTCTCGAAAAATATGGTAAAATAG